Proteins co-encoded in one Rattus rattus isolate New Zealand chromosome 5, Rrattus_CSIRO_v1, whole genome shotgun sequence genomic window:
- the LOC116900360 gene encoding olfactory receptor 5W2-like, with product MDNGNCSSLTEFLLLGITNNPEVKVLLFTIFLVVYLTNLLTNVGIIILIRMDTQLHTPMYFFLSHLSFSDLCYSTAVGPKMLVDLLSKNRRSIPFLGCAMQFFTFCIFIDAECVLLAVMAFDRYKAISNPLMYVVDMSRKVCFQLLIGVYSVALADALIHTTLTFHLCFCGSNEINHFFCDIPSVLVLSCSDTQVNVLVIFTVFGFIELSTISGVLISYCYIISSVLKISSAAGRIKAFSTCTSHLTAVAIFQGTMLFMYFRPSSSYSLDQDKVTSLFYTLVIPMLNPLIYSLRNKDVKDALQRIRSKMCLK from the coding sequence TCTCCTTTTGGGAATTACAAATAACCCCGAGGTAAAAGTACTTTTATTCACTATATTTCTAGTTGTTTATCTCACTAATCTGCTGACAAATGTCGGAATAATCATTTTAATCAGAATGGATACCCAGCTCCACACACCAATGTACTTTTTTCtcagccatctttctttctctgatcttTGCTATTCCACTGCCGTTGGTCCCAAGATGCTTGTAGACCTCCTGTCCAAGAACAGGAGGTCTATTCCTTTTCTTGGCTGTGCTATGCAGTTCTTCACTTTCTGTATATTTATAGATGCCGAGTGTGTGCTTCTGGCAGTGATGGCATTTGATCGATATAAGGCCATTAGTAACCCCCTAATGTATGTAGTAGATATGTCCAGGAAAGTGTGCTTCCAATTATTGATTGGTGTTTATTCCGTGGCATTAGCAGATGCTTTGATACATACAACATTGACATTCCACTTATGCTTCTGTGGGTCTAATGAGATTaatcatttcttctgtgacattCCTTCAGTGTTAGTACTGTCTTGTTCAGATACACAGGTCAATGTGTTAGTCATATTCACCGTGTTTGGTTTCATTGAACTGAGCACCATTTCTGGAGTGCTTATTTCATATTGTTACATCATCTCATCAGTCTTGAAGATCAGCTCTGCTGCTGGGAGGATAAAGGCTTTTTCTACCTGTACATCACACTTGACTGCAGTTGCAATTTTTCAAGGAACTATGCTCTTCATGTATTTCCGGCCAAGTTCTTCCTACTCCCTAGATCAAGATAAAGTGACTTCCCTTTTTTATACACTTGTAATCCCCATGCTGAACCCTCTGATTTATAGTTTGAGAAATAAAGATGTGAAAGATGCACTCCAAAGAATAAGAAgcaaaatgtgtttaaaataa